A window of the Pseudomonas gozinkensis genome harbors these coding sequences:
- a CDS encoding MFS transporter, with protein MPQATPQVSGKLFGLFCLASYLLSLSYGATFLLSLLIGSRGGNEHDAGSVISAAMLSTFVAVLVSGHLSDWLGAARSIALFGLLLVAASLGFAMTPGFGHLLLFFGLLLGLGWGVFYTLGPIIVASLVSPAQRAKYFALLSGSMMTGIGSGPLLGRAASAVGLPVTSAFYLAAAASLIGVLLFWRLGARLKGTQATSAARISCQATAQVLSSRALFPIIMVGLGGCVFGGLSSFQTSYAAARSLDYSLFFLGFMSAAISSRMLIAGYVVKRDPLRASCLLSGLMLGSIVLFAFGVQSGFSYLLAAVMLGVGYGLTYSVINGLAANEAPVGTTSQALLLFSLAYFIGVFGFPLLAGKIIVEHGMSTLLLTVLAVAALNWTITVGRLLWRRITVKNALTN; from the coding sequence ATGCCTCAAGCAACACCCCAGGTCTCGGGCAAACTGTTCGGCCTGTTCTGCCTCGCCAGTTATCTGCTGTCGCTGTCTTATGGCGCGACGTTTTTGCTCTCGCTGCTGATCGGTTCTCGCGGCGGCAACGAGCATGACGCCGGCAGCGTGATCAGTGCGGCGATGCTCAGCACCTTCGTTGCGGTGCTGGTGTCCGGGCACCTGTCCGACTGGCTGGGTGCGGCGCGCTCGATTGCGCTGTTCGGGCTGTTGCTGGTGGCAGCGAGCCTGGGGTTTGCGATGACGCCGGGCTTCGGTCATCTGCTGTTGTTTTTCGGGTTGCTGCTCGGCTTGGGCTGGGGCGTGTTCTACACGCTGGGACCGATCATCGTTGCCAGTCTGGTAAGCCCGGCCCAGCGAGCGAAATACTTTGCGCTGCTGTCCGGCAGCATGATGACCGGGATCGGCAGCGGCCCGTTGCTCGGGCGTGCAGCGAGTGCGGTGGGGTTGCCGGTGACGTCAGCGTTCTATCTGGCGGCTGCGGCGAGCCTGATCGGCGTGCTGCTGTTCTGGCGTCTCGGTGCTCGGTTGAAAGGCACACAGGCAACGTCAGCCGCCCGAATCTCATGTCAGGCGACTGCTCAGGTGCTCAGTTCCCGAGCACTGTTTCCAATCATCATGGTCGGTCTCGGCGGTTGCGTGTTCGGCGGGTTGTCGAGTTTCCAGACCAGCTACGCCGCCGCCCGTTCTCTGGACTATTCGCTGTTCTTTCTGGGCTTCATGAGCGCTGCGATCAGCAGCCGGATGTTGATCGCAGGCTATGTGGTCAAACGTGATCCGCTGCGCGCGTCGTGCCTGTTGTCGGGGTTGATGCTGGGCTCGATCGTGCTGTTCGCGTTCGGTGTACAAAGCGGTTTCAGCTACTTGCTGGCAGCGGTGATGCTCGGTGTTGGTTACGGCCTCACCTACTCGGTGATCAACGGGCTGGCAGCCAACGAAGCGCCGGTCGGCACCACGTCGCAAGCGTTGCTGCTGTTCAGTCTGGCGTACTTCATCGGGGTGTTCGGGTTCCCGCTGCTGGCCGGGAAAATCATCGTCGAGCACGGCATGTCGACGCTGTTGCTGACGGTTCTGGCGGTGGCGGCGTTGAACTGGACGATCACCGTCGGCCGCTTGCTGTGGCGGCGAATCACAGTAAAAAACGCGCTGACGAACTGA